The Streptomyces sp. ICC1 DNA window TGTGGGACGCTCCGCGCGGCGCCTGTGGGGCAGGTCTACGCGGCGCCCGCCGGGGCCTTGGCCTCGGCGGTGACAGCGGCGGTGGCAGTGGTGGCGGTGGCAGTGGCAGTGGTGGTGGCAGTGGCCTTCGCGCCGGCCGGGCCGCCCACCGGAAGGGCCCCGAGCCGCAGGGCGCGGTTGCGGCGGGCGGAGCGCAGGGCGTCCCAGGTGAGGATCGACAGGGCGACCCAGACCAGGGAGAAACCGGCCCAGCGGGCGGGCGGCATGGCCTCGTGGAAGTACAGGACGCCGAGCCCGAACTGGAAGACGGGGGCCGTGTACTGCAGCAGTCCGAGGGTGGACAGCGGTACCCGGATCGCGGCCGCCCCGAAGCAGACCAGCGGGATCGCGGTGACCAGCCCGGTGGAGGCGAGCAGCGCGGAGTGCCCCGATCCCTGGGAGGCGAAGGTCGACTGGCCCTGCCAGCTGAGCCACAGCAGGTAGCCGAGGGCGGGCAGGAAGAGCAGCACGGTCTCGGCGGTCAGCGATTCCAGGCCGCCCATGTTGAGCTTCTTCTTGATCAGCCCGTACGCGGCGAACGAGAAGGCCAGCACGAGCGAGATCCACGGCGGCCGGCCGTAGCCGACGGCCAGCACCAGCACGGCGGCCACGCCGATGCCGACCGCCGCCCACTGCCGGCGGCGCAGCCGTTCGCCGAGGAGGATGACGCCGAGCGCGATGGTGACCAGGGGGTTGATGAAGTAGCCGAGGCTGGCCTCGACCACCGCGCCGTTGTTGACGGACCAGATGTACACGCCCCAGTTCACGGTGATCAGGGCGGCGGCGGCCACGAGGAGCGCCAGCTTGCGGGGCTGGCGCAGCAGCTCTCCCATCCAGCTCCAGCGGCGCAGGACGAGCAGGGCCAGGCCGACCGCGCCCAGGGACCACACCATGCGGTGGGCGAGGATCTCGATCGCGCCGGCCGGCTGCAGGAGTGGCCAGAAGAGGGGTACGACGCCCCACATCCCGTAGGCGCCGAATCCGTAGAGCAGACCCGTGCGCTGCTCGTTCTCCGCCTTCACGGGGCCTCCAGTGAGATTCAGCCAACCTCAAGACGGTAGCGCCGTACGCGCCGGATGTCATCAGCGTCAGTGGGAGATGCTCATGACACTTGCGGTACCGGTCGCCGCCGGCCCGGCGCCGGCGCCGGGCCACCGGGCCGCCGGAGGGGTCTACCGGCGCGCGGCGGCGAGCGCGTCGGCGATCGCCCCGG harbors:
- the rarD gene encoding EamA family transporter RarD; its protein translation is MKAENEQRTGLLYGFGAYGMWGVVPLFWPLLQPAGAIEILAHRMVWSLGAVGLALLVLRRWSWMGELLRQPRKLALLVAAAALITVNWGVYIWSVNNGAVVEASLGYFINPLVTIALGVILLGERLRRRQWAAVGIGVAAVLVLAVGYGRPPWISLVLAFSFAAYGLIKKKLNMGGLESLTAETVLLFLPALGYLLWLSWQGQSTFASQGSGHSALLASTGLVTAIPLVCFGAAAIRVPLSTLGLLQYTAPVFQFGLGVLYFHEAMPPARWAGFSLVWVALSILTWDALRSARRNRALRLGALPVGGPAGAKATATTTATATATTATAAVTAEAKAPAGAA